One genomic window of Vulpes vulpes isolate BD-2025 chromosome 11, VulVul3, whole genome shotgun sequence includes the following:
- the LOC112910880 gene encoding olfactory receptor 52N1: MSFLNVTNLTPASFILNGIPGLEEVHLWISLPLCTMYSIAITGNFGLMYLIYSEETLHRPMYIFLALLSFTDVLMCTSTLPNTLCILWFNLKEIDFKACLAQMFFVHTFTGMESGVLMLMALDRYVAICYPLRYATILTNSVIAKAGLLTFLRGVMLVIPFTYLTKRLPYCRGNVIPHTYCDHMSVAKVSCGNVRINAIYGLMVALLIGGFDILCITISYTMILRAVVSLSSADAQQKAFSTCTAHICAIVITYVPAFFTFFTHRFGGHTIPPHIHIIMANLYLLMPPTMNPIVYGVKTKQIRESVIRFLLKGKDNSHSI, translated from the coding sequence ATGTCATTCCTAAATGTTACCAACCTAACTCCAGCTTCATTCATCTTAAATGGCATCCCTGGGCTGGAAGAAGTACATTTGTGGATCTCCTTGCCCTTGTGCACCATGTACAGCATTGCCATCACAGGGAACTTTGGCCTTATGTACCTCATTTACTCTGAAGAGACCTTGCACAGACCTATGTACATCTTCCTAGCTCTTCTTTCCTTCACAGATGTGCTCATGTGCACCAGCACTCTTCCTAACACACTCTGCATATTGTGGTTCAACCTCAAGGAGATTGATTTTAAGGCCTGCTTGGCCCAAATGTTCTTTGTGCACACTTTTACAGGGATGGAATCTGGGGTGCTCATGCTCATGGCTCtggaccgctatgtggccatctgctaCCCCCTGCGCTATGCTACTATCCTCACTAATTCAGTCATTGCCAAGGCTGGACTCCTCACTTTTCTTAGAGGTGTAATGCTTGTTATCCCTTTCACTTACCTTACCAAGCGCCTGCCATACTGCAGGGGCAATGTCATACCGCACACCTACTGTGACCACATGTCTGTGGCCAAGGTATCCTGTGGCAATGTTAGGATCAATGCCATATATGGTTTAATGGTTGCCCTTCTGATTGGGGGCTTTGATATCTTGTGCATCACAATCTCCTACACAATGATCCTTCGAGCAGTTGTGAGTCTCTCATCAGCAGATGCTCAGCAGAAGGCCTTCAGCACATGTACTGCCCACATCTGTGCCATTGTCATCACCTATGTTCCAGCCTTCTTCACCTTCTTTACCCACCGGTTTGGGGGACACACCATTCCTCCACACATACACATTATTATGGCTAATCTCTATCTGCTCATGCCTCCCACAATGAACCCTATTGTGTATGGGGTGAAAACCAAGCAGATACGAGAAAGTGTCATTAGATTCTTGCTTAAGGGAAAGGACAATTCTCATAGCATTTAA
- the LOC112910850 gene encoding olfactory receptor 52N2-like: MCGENSSSLAPGFFVLNGIPGLEAAHTWIALPFCFMYITAVLGNGGLIYLISHEEALHRPMYYFLALLSFTDVTLCTTTVPNMLCIFWFNLKEIHFNACLAQMFFVHMLTGMESGVLMLMALDRYVAICHPLRYSTILTNPVITKAGLATFLRGVLLILPFTFLTKRLPYCRSNFIPHTYCDHMSVAKVSYGNFKVNAIYGLLAALLIGGFDMFCISVSYTMILRAVVSLSSADARHKAFSTCTSHICAIVITYVPALFTIFTHRFGGQSIPHHVHILIANLYLMLPPTLNPIVYGVKTKQIQEGVIKLFFKEKDVLVMK, translated from the coding sequence ATGTGTGGGGAAAACAGCTCCAGCCTGGCCCCAGGATTCTTTGTCTTGAATGGTATCCCTGGGCTGGAAGCTGCACACACCTGGATCGCCCTGCCATTCTGCTTCATGTACATCACCGCTGTCCTGGGGAACGGTGGGCTCATCTACCTCATCAGCCATGAGGAGGCCCTGCATCGGCCCATGTACTACTTCCTGGCCCTGCTCTCCTTCACAGATGTCACCCTGTGCACCACCACGGTACCCAATATGCTGTGCATATTCTGGTTCAACCTCAAGGAGATTCACTTTaatgcctgcctggctcagatGTTTTTTGTCCATATGCTGACTGGGATGGAGTCTGGGGTGCTCATGCTCATGGCCCTGGACCGCTACGTGGCCATCTGCCACCCCTTACGTTATTCCACCATCCTCACCAACCCTGTCATCACCAAGGCAGGTCTTGCCACGTTCCTGAGGGGTGTGCTGCTCATCCTCCCATTCACATTCCTCACCAAGCGTCTGCCCTATTGCCGAAGCAACTTTATTCCCCATACCTACTGTGACCACATGTCTGTGGCCAAGGTGTCCTATGGCAATTTCAAGGTCAATGCTATCTATGGTCTCTTAGCAGCCCTCCTGATTGGAGGCTTTGATATGTTCTGTATTTCTGTGTCTTACACTATGATACTGAGGGCAGTAGTGAGCCTGTCATCTGCAGATGCTCGTCACAAAGCCTTCAGCACCTGCACATCCCACATATGTGCTATTGTTATCACTTATGTTCCAGCCCTGTTCACCATTTTTACTCATCGTTTTGGGGGACAAAGCATTCCCCACCATGTGCATATTCTTATTGCTAATCTCTATTTGATGTTGCCTCCTACTCTGAATCCCATTGTTTACGGAGTCAAGACCAAGCAGATCCAGGAAGGAGTcatcaagttattttttaaagagaaagatgtCTTAGTTATGAAATAG